In Electrophorus electricus isolate fEleEle1 chromosome 12, fEleEle1.pri, whole genome shotgun sequence, a single window of DNA contains:
- the ppp6r3 gene encoding serine/threonine-protein phosphatase 6 regulatory subunit 3 isoform X2 has protein sequence MFWKFDLHTTSHIDTLLDKEDVTLTEVMDEEDVLQECKAQNHKLVDFLVRPQCMEHLVDFITQEPSQDMEEKIKYKYPNISCELLTSDVGQINDRLGEDEGLLLKLYGFLQSEPPLNPLLASFFSKVLSILIGRKPEQIVEFLRKREDFVDLMIKHIGTSAIMDLLLRMLTCIEPQQLRQDVLNWLNEEKVIQRLVDMVQPCQDEDRHSNASQSLCEIIRLSRDQMFQVQGSSEPDPLLATLEKQETVEQLLSNIFDKEKNESAIVSVIQILLTLFETRRPAFEGHLELCPPGLNHASFSVNQSILEAVRPRLKDFHQLLLEPPKKTPLKTTWGLLDPPVGNTRLNVVRLVASLLQTSNHIINQELINLNLLGVMLDMYFKYIWNNFLHIQVEICTAMVLAMPPTQSDTDINRDEDKEQLRENILITHLFQKCRLIQRILDAWSSNEKEQAEGGRRRGYMGHLTRIANSIVHNSDKGPNGTQIQQLISELQEDERERWESFTSGQLADINKKNTVDLVNTHHIHSSSDDEVDFKDSGFHHDSSLQQAFSDYQMQQMTSNFIEQFGFNDEEFADQDDVVDIPFDRISDINFSLNTNESANMALFEACCKEKIQQFEDAGSDEEDIWDEKDVTFPPEAQRRPRSAGSTDSEESTDSEDEDVKRDPFEAANTAADDRMEVDSGEGPVWTASFDDIPMDTGGVSAPALSSPGSLTEPAAWNSPTNTVATETGWADFSSFTPVSPKDPLRSNSPVAMETSVETMDPLGVNAPAGAGQWPSDEQAQPPVSIGGGSDVEEESPGDRITETVTNGSMKETLSLTVDARTETAVFKRVLKSYREEGTRATSEDVVGDAESDRAASALTTSNCQKSGAKHLEEKTRGAWEGLNGPVESTAHMEEAKTEQVSSPDAAVNGPV, from the exons ATGTTTTGGAAGTTTGACCTGCACACGACGTCGCACATCGACACGCTACTGGACAAGGAGGACGTGACCCTGACGGAGGTCATGGACGAGGAGGACGTTCTGCAGGAGTGCAAAGCCCAGAACCACAAGCTAGTGGACTTTCTTGTGCGGCCACAGTGCATGGAGCACCTGGTTGACTTCATCACCCAGGAACCCAGCCAGGACATGGAGGAGAAGATCAAATACAA GTATCCCAACATCTCGTGCGAGCTCCTCACCTCAGATGTCGGGCAGATCAATGACCGGCTGGGTGAAGATGAGGGTCTCCTCCTGAAGCTCTATGGGTTCCTGCAGAGTGAGCCCCCTCTCAACCCTCTGCTGGCCAGCTTTTTCAGCAAAGTCCTCAGCATCCTCATCGGCAGAAAGCCAGAGCAG attgtgGAGTTCTTGAGGAAAAGGGAGGACTTTGTGGATCTCATGATCAAACACATAGGAACCTCGGCCATCATGGACCTTCTTCTCAGGATGCTCACCTGCATTGAACCTCAACAGCTTAGACAAGACGTTTTAAAT TGGTTGAATGAGGAGAAAGTGATCCAGAGGTTAGTGGATATGGTCCAACCCTGCCAGGATGAGGAC AGACACTCGAATGCGTCGCAGTCGCTCTGTGAGATAATTCGCCTCAGTAGGGATCAGATGTTTCAGGTACAAGGCTCCTCCGAGCCCGACCCCTTGCTGGCCACTCTGGAGAA ACAGGAGACTGTAGAGCAACTTCTCTCCAACATCTTCGACAAAGAGAAGAATGAGTCTGCCATAGTCAGCGTCATCCAGATTCTCCTCACCCTCTTTGAGACCAGGAGACCAGC GTTTGAGGGCCACCTGGAGCTCTGTCCTCCCGGCCTCAACCACGCGTCTTTCTCTGTCAATCAGAGCATCCTGGAGGCAGTCCGACCCAGGCTGAAGGATTTCCACCAGCTCCTGCTCGAGCCTCCAAAG AAAACCCCACTGAAGACCACGTGGGGGTTGCTGGACCCCCCGGTGGGAAACACGCGCCTTAACGTGGTGAGACTGGTAGCCAGTCTCCTGCAGACCAGTAACCACATCATCAACCAGGAGCTCATCAACCTGAACCTGCTGGGGGTGATGCTT GATATGTACTTCAAATACATCTGGAACAACTTCCTACACATACAAGTGGAAATCTGTACCGCCATGGTCTTGGCCATGCCTCCAACCCAGAGTGACACTGATATTAACCGGGACGAAGACAAGGAGCAGCTCAGAGAAAACATCCTCATCACACAC CTCTTTCAGAAGTGCAGGTTGATCCAGAGAATCCTGGATGCGTGGAGCTCCAACGAGAAGGAGCA GGCAGAGGGGGGGCGCCGAAGAGGTTACATGGGTCACCTGACCAGAATAGCTAACTCCATAGTGCACAACAGTGACAAGGGTCCTAATGGCACTCAGATCCAGCAGCTTATTTCAG AGCTCCAGGAGGATGAGCGGGAGCGATGGGAGTCCTTCACGTCCGGGCAGCTAGCTGACATAAACAAGAAGAACACTGTAGACTTA GTTAACACGCATCACATTCACTCGTCCAGTGATGACGAGGTAGATTTCAAGGACAGTGGGTTTCACCACGACTCTTCCCTGCAACAG GCCTTTTCTGATTATCAGATGCAACAAATGACGTCCAATTTTATTGAGCAGTTTGGCTTCAACGATGAAGAGTTTGCCGATCAGGACGATGTTGTGGA TATTCCCTTTGATAGAATATCAGACATCAATTTTTCCTTGAATACAAATGAAAGT GCGAACATGGCCCTGTTTGAGGCCTGCTGTAAGGAGAAAATCCAGCAGTTTGAGGATGCAGGCTCAGACGAGGAGGACATCTGGGACGAGAAAGACGTAACGTTTCCTCCTGAAGCACAGAGACGTCCAAG gagtgCAGGCAGcacagacagtgaggagagTACAGACTCGGAGGACGAGGACGTGAAGCGCGATCCATTTGAGGCAGCGAATACTGCTGCTGATGACCGCATGGAGGTGGACAGTGGGGAGG GACCTGTGTGGACAGCCAGCTTTGATGACATCCCCATGGATACGGGGGGCGTGTCTGCCCCAgccctctcctctcctggtTCTTTGACTGAACCTGCAGCCTGGAACTCTCCTACCAACACCGTAGCCACGGAGACCGGCTGGGCAGACTTCTCCAGCTTCACACCCGTCAG CCCCAAAGACCCTCTGAGGAGCAACTCCCCGGTAGCCATGGAGACGAGTGTGGAGACGATGGACCCTCTAGGTGTGAATGCACCCGCAG GGGCAGGGCAGTGGCCCAGTGACGAGCAAGCCCAGCCGCCCGTCTCCATCGGGGGCGGGTCTGACGTGGAGGAGGAGTCACCCGGTGACCGCATCACGGAGACGGTCACCAATGGCTCCATGAAGGAGACACTTAGCCTTACTGTAGATGCCAGAACCGAAACTGCTGTTTTCAAGAG GGTGTTGAAGTCGTATCG CGAGGAGGGGACGCGAGCTACCTCTGAAGATGTGGTGGGAGACGCAGAGAGCGACAGGGCTGCGTCCGCGCTGACCACTAGCAACTGTCAGAAATCGGG TGCAAAGCACTTAGAAGAGAAAACCAGGGGGGCGTGGGAGGGTCTCAACGGCCCCGTAGAGAGTACAGCTCACATGGAGGAAGCCAA aacagagcaggtgTCCTCACCTGACGCTGCGGTCAACGGCCCTGTCTGA